One region of Pseudomonas glycinae genomic DNA includes:
- a CDS encoding TonB-dependent receptor plug domain-containing protein, with product MIHRSRSLLAIAVVSAIWQLPAQAEETSARVDDDTRLGTVLVTGTRGTARTVLDSPVPVDVLTAEDLKTAGASGGELGQALQTLLPSFSFPRQSNSGGADHVRAAQLRGMSPDQVLVLVNGKRRHTSAVVNDSSKIGRGTAPVDFNSIPISAIKRIEVLRDGAGAQYGSDAIAGVINIILDDAPEGGEVSTSYGAYHTHQDAIGKTTTDGQNSVTTAKIGTRLGEEGGFIRGGTEYKDRNPTNRAGYDGFADTPGQRNYVMGDGVARDVNAWFNGELPLAGGKAYSFGTYNERHTTGAEFYRYPSEQPQFYPNGYLPQSLGDNTDISATAGYKGLIGDDWDFDSSVTHGRNRFESATRRTLNVSLGADSPTRFDTGDYELRQTTTNLDFSRELRLGGRSFVLAVGGEYRYENYLTFAGDEASYIGSGADGANGLRPSEESDLDRNVFGTYAELSGDLTDRFFVDAATRWEHYDDAGSKLTGKLSGRYKLTDQWALRGAVSNNFRAPSLAQSGFQNTTSNFGDGGTLTDIRVLSVNDPIARALGAEKLDPETSKNFSLGLTFQLNERFDASLDVFRIDVKDRITLSQRIGSDALESYINDNFGVPGVHDVNFFTNAADTSTDGAELVLNYHQPFYDGQLGLTTAYTYNHTKVTSTKGTPSQLTALGIGNDALVGVEERNTLTDAAPKDRFVFSANWTSEHWGLLGRLTRQGETTRVFDFGDSQPEQTYGAVWQLDAEVTYKFTPKFSIALGGNNLTDNYPERSGSAINYGGNLPYDVLSPIGTNGAYYYATATYGF from the coding sequence ATGATTCACCGTTCGCGTTCATTACTCGCCATCGCTGTTGTCAGTGCAATCTGGCAACTTCCTGCGCAAGCCGAAGAGACTTCCGCGCGCGTCGACGATGACACACGGCTGGGCACCGTGCTGGTCACCGGCACCCGGGGCACCGCACGCACGGTGCTGGATTCGCCGGTACCGGTGGACGTGTTGACCGCCGAGGACCTGAAGACCGCCGGCGCCAGTGGCGGCGAGCTGGGCCAGGCGTTGCAGACGCTGTTGCCGTCGTTCAGTTTTCCGCGTCAGTCCAACTCCGGCGGCGCCGACCACGTGCGCGCCGCGCAGCTGCGCGGCATGAGCCCGGATCAGGTGCTGGTGCTGGTCAACGGCAAGCGCCGCCACACCTCGGCGGTGGTCAACGACTCGTCGAAAATCGGTCGCGGCACGGCGCCGGTGGACTTCAACTCGATCCCGATCAGCGCGATCAAACGCATCGAAGTGCTGCGCGACGGCGCGGGCGCGCAGTACGGCTCGGACGCGATTGCCGGGGTCATCAACATCATCCTCGACGATGCCCCCGAAGGCGGCGAAGTGTCCACCAGCTACGGCGCCTACCACACCCATCAGGACGCAATCGGCAAAACCACCACCGACGGCCAGAACAGCGTGACCACCGCCAAGATCGGCACGCGGCTGGGCGAGGAGGGCGGCTTCATTCGCGGCGGCACCGAGTACAAGGATCGCAACCCGACCAACCGCGCCGGCTACGACGGTTTCGCCGACACTCCGGGCCAGCGCAACTACGTGATGGGCGACGGCGTGGCGCGGGACGTCAACGCCTGGTTCAACGGCGAATTGCCGCTGGCCGGCGGCAAGGCCTACAGCTTCGGCACCTACAACGAACGCCACACCACCGGCGCCGAGTTCTATCGCTATCCGTCCGAGCAGCCGCAGTTCTACCCCAACGGCTACCTGCCGCAATCGCTGGGCGACAACACCGACATCTCCGCCACCGCCGGTTACAAAGGCCTGATCGGCGACGACTGGGATTTCGACAGCAGCGTCACCCACGGTCGCAACCGCTTCGAATCGGCAACCCGTCGCACCCTCAACGTCAGCCTCGGCGCGGACTCGCCGACCCGCTTTGACACTGGCGACTACGAGTTGCGCCAGACCACCACCAACCTCGATTTCAGCCGCGAATTGCGCCTCGGTGGCCGCTCGTTCGTGTTGGCGGTGGGCGGTGAATATCGCTATGAAAACTACCTGACCTTTGCCGGAGACGAAGCCTCTTACATCGGTTCCGGGGCCGATGGCGCCAACGGCCTGCGCCCGAGTGAAGAGTCGGATCTGGATCGCAACGTGTTCGGCACCTACGCCGAATTGTCCGGTGATCTCACCGACCGTTTCTTCGTCGATGCCGCCACGCGCTGGGAACATTACGACGATGCGGGCAGCAAACTCACCGGCAAGCTCAGCGGTCGCTACAAGCTGACCGATCAATGGGCGTTGCGCGGTGCGGTGTCGAACAACTTCCGCGCGCCGTCGCTGGCGCAGAGCGGCTTCCAGAACACCACCAGCAACTTCGGCGACGGCGGCACGCTCACCGACATCCGCGTGCTGTCGGTCAACGATCCGATTGCCCGTGCCCTGGGCGCGGAAAAACTCGATCCGGAAACCTCGAAGAACTTCAGCCTCGGCCTGACGTTCCAGTTGAACGAACGCTTCGATGCGTCGCTGGACGTGTTCCGCATTGACGTCAAGGACCGGATCACCCTGTCGCAGCGAATCGGCAGCGACGCGCTGGAAAGCTACATCAACGACAACTTCGGCGTGCCGGGCGTGCACGACGTCAACTTCTTCACCAACGCCGCTGACACCAGCACTGACGGCGCCGAACTGGTGCTCAACTACCATCAGCCGTTCTACGACGGGCAACTGGGCCTGACCACCGCGTACACCTACAACCACACCAAGGTCACCAGCACCAAAGGCACGCCGTCGCAGCTGACCGCCTTAGGGATCGGCAATGACGCGCTGGTCGGCGTCGAGGAACGCAACACCCTGACCGACGCCGCTCCCAAGGATCGCTTCGTGTTTTCCGCCAACTGGACCAGCGAACACTGGGGCCTGCTCGGGCGTCTGACCCGTCAGGGCGAAACCACCCGGGTGTTCGATTTCGGCGACTCGCAGCCTGAGCAAACCTACGGCGCGGTATGGCAACTGGACGCCGAGGTGACCTACAAATTCACCCCGAAATTCAGCATCGCCCTGGGTGGCAACAACCTGACTGACAACTACCCGGAACGCTCCGGCTCGGCCATCAACTACGGCGGCAACCTGCCGTACGACGTGCTCTCGCCGATCGGCACCAACGGCGCGTATTACTACGCCACCGCCACCTACGGCTTCTGA
- a CDS encoding sulfite oxidase-like oxidoreductase, which translates to MHDKAARLRKSRSPTADVALGERLPPGQVLTERFPILHEGEVPAYDLATWSLRLFGTLANPVELTYADLQALPQRSLQCDIHCVTRWSKFDTRWSGVHLQDLLQALDIRPTSSFVMAHADHAYQTNLRLDDLLHPDSLLATHYDGQPLTAQHGWPLRLVVAGRYFWKSAKWLRGLEFTDQEQPGFWERNGFHLHADPFIEQRFSGDALDIAEDAWREKDFD; encoded by the coding sequence ATGCACGACAAGGCTGCGCGCCTGCGCAAAAGTCGTTCGCCGACAGCCGATGTGGCGCTGGGCGAACGGCTGCCGCCGGGGCAGGTGCTCACGGAGCGTTTCCCGATCCTGCACGAAGGCGAGGTGCCGGCCTATGACCTGGCGACGTGGTCGCTGCGCCTGTTCGGCACCTTGGCCAACCCGGTCGAGCTGACCTACGCCGATCTGCAAGCGCTGCCGCAACGCTCGTTGCAATGCGACATTCATTGCGTGACACGCTGGTCGAAGTTCGACACCCGCTGGAGCGGCGTGCACCTGCAAGACCTGCTGCAGGCGCTGGACATCCGCCCGACGTCGTCCTTCGTCATGGCCCATGCCGATCACGCTTACCAGACCAACCTGCGCCTCGACGACCTGCTGCACCCGGACAGCCTGCTGGCCACCCATTACGACGGTCAGCCGCTGACCGCGCAACACGGTTGGCCACTGCGTCTGGTGGTGGCGGGGCGGTACTTCTGGAAGAGCGCGAAATGGCTGCGCGGACTCGAATTCACCGATCAGGAACAACCGGGATTCTGGGAGCGCAACGGCTTTCATTTGCACGCCGATCCGTTCATTGAGCAGCGTTTCAGTGGTGATGCGCTTGACATTGCCGAAGATGCCTGGCGGGAAAAGGACTTCGACTGA
- a CDS encoding substrate-binding domain-containing protein has protein sequence MHGSIKQFARHCLAGALLSALALNAQAKALPGAPAPFDKGQVQIALVGYLFSGDFPEAYLRGVEKQTEALGANLRVFDARQQAASQGEMIDQAADLGVDGIIVQLGLAETLKGPIDRALAKGIKVVAFDVDLNTPQVTQVEQDHHALARLALDQAVKDNGTRFDAGYVYISGFTPMERRDEIWSQVKASNPGIIEKARFGTLNPPIANSVADQASAVLRANPGISVIFAPFDEFAKGAKIAVDEAGLSRKVKIYSADISTADIQIMKEPDSAWAATAAVNPQVAGAISVRSLAMLIAGENPGHKVLVPPTLITRQQLLDLDVKNVRDLGQKLPAFGDTANVARAPWIPVAN, from the coding sequence ATGCACGGTTCAATCAAACAGTTCGCACGTCATTGCCTCGCCGGGGCGTTGCTCTCGGCGCTGGCCCTCAATGCGCAGGCCAAGGCCTTGCCCGGCGCACCGGCGCCGTTCGATAAAGGTCAGGTACAGATTGCGCTGGTCGGCTATCTGTTTTCCGGGGATTTCCCTGAAGCCTATCTGCGCGGCGTGGAAAAACAGACCGAAGCGCTGGGCGCCAACCTGCGGGTGTTCGACGCGCGGCAACAGGCGGCGAGCCAGGGCGAGATGATCGATCAGGCTGCCGACCTCGGTGTCGACGGGATCATCGTGCAATTGGGGCTGGCGGAAACCCTCAAAGGCCCGATCGACCGGGCGCTGGCCAAAGGCATCAAGGTCGTCGCATTCGACGTCGATCTGAACACGCCGCAGGTAACCCAGGTCGAGCAGGATCACCACGCACTGGCGCGGCTGGCACTCGATCAAGCGGTCAAGGACAACGGCACCCGTTTTGATGCCGGTTACGTCTACATCAGCGGTTTCACGCCGATGGAGCGCCGCGACGAGATCTGGAGCCAGGTCAAGGCGAGCAATCCGGGGATCATCGAGAAGGCGCGCTTCGGCACGCTCAATCCGCCGATTGCCAACTCGGTGGCGGATCAGGCCAGCGCCGTGCTGCGGGCCAATCCGGGGATCAGCGTGATCTTCGCGCCGTTCGACGAGTTCGCCAAAGGTGCGAAGATCGCCGTCGATGAGGCCGGTCTGAGCCGCAAGGTGAAGATCTACAGCGCCGACATTTCCACCGCCGACATCCAGATCATGAAAGAGCCGGACAGCGCCTGGGCCGCCACCGCGGCGGTCAATCCGCAAGTGGCCGGCGCGATCAGCGTGCGCAGCCTGGCGATGCTGATTGCCGGGGAAAATCCGGGGCACAAGGTGCTGGTGCCGCCGACCCTGATCACCCGTCAGCAACTACTGGATCTGGACGTGAAAAACGTGCGGGACCTAGGGCAAAAACTGCCGGCCTTCGGTGACACCGCCAACGTCGCGCGGGCACCGTGGATTCCCGTGGCGAACTGA
- a CDS encoding ABC transporter permease codes for MPDSSSLLSSAPAPSERFVQALIRYGLLWVLALIVVFFSVAEPAFLRVGNLFSILQSVSIVALLALGVTLTMAVGGLDLSIGAVAAMSLMIASYVMVVLGWGAVPAVLISLAGGALVGLLNGWLIVKMRVPDILATLGSMFLVIGVQLIPTGGRSIAVGMTLPNGDEAEGSFSAVFLALGRGRLWDIVPVPVLITAVVAVAVWLFLERTRIGRLFYAIGGNEQAARLAGAPVQRFKLLAYVLSALLASLGGLLLAARLGRGDVSSGNGLVLDALGAALIGFAVLGAKKPNAFGTLVGALLVASLLNGLTMLNAPYYAQDFVKGLVLVLALMFTFGLAHRAR; via the coding sequence GTGCCTGATTCGAGTTCCCTGTTGTCATCCGCCCCGGCGCCGTCCGAGCGCTTCGTGCAAGCGCTGATCCGCTACGGCCTGCTGTGGGTGCTGGCGTTGATCGTGGTGTTTTTCAGTGTGGCAGAACCGGCGTTCCTGCGGGTCGGCAACCTGTTCAGCATCCTGCAGTCGGTGTCGATTGTTGCACTGCTGGCGTTGGGCGTGACGCTGACCATGGCTGTCGGCGGACTGGATTTGTCGATCGGCGCGGTGGCGGCGATGAGCCTGATGATTGCCAGTTACGTGATGGTGGTGCTCGGCTGGGGCGCGGTGCCGGCGGTGCTGATCAGCCTGGCCGGTGGCGCGCTGGTGGGGCTGCTCAACGGCTGGCTGATCGTGAAGATGCGCGTGCCGGACATTCTCGCCACGCTCGGCAGCATGTTTCTGGTGATCGGCGTGCAACTGATCCCCACGGGCGGCCGCTCGATTGCGGTGGGCATGACCTTGCCCAACGGCGACGAAGCCGAGGGTTCGTTCAGTGCAGTGTTTCTGGCGCTGGGCCGCGGACGGTTGTGGGACATCGTGCCGGTTCCGGTGTTGATAACGGCGGTGGTCGCGGTGGCGGTGTGGCTGTTTCTCGAACGCACGCGCATCGGCCGGTTGTTCTATGCGATTGGCGGCAACGAGCAGGCGGCGCGTCTGGCCGGTGCGCCGGTGCAGCGCTTCAAGTTGCTGGCTTACGTGCTCTCGGCGCTGCTGGCATCGCTGGGCGGATTGTTGCTGGCGGCGCGATTGGGGCGCGGGGATGTCAGTTCCGGCAACGGCCTGGTGCTCGATGCGTTGGGCGCTGCGCTGATCGGTTTTGCCGTGCTCGGGGCGAAGAAGCCCAACGCGTTCGGCACGCTGGTCGGCGCGCTGCTGGTGGCCTCGTTGCTCAACGGCCTGACCATGCTCAACGCGCCGTATTACGCGCAGGATTTCGTCAAGGGACTGGTGCTGGTGCTGGCCCTGATGTTCACCTTCGGCCTCGCGCATCGGGCGCGCTGA
- a CDS encoding sugar ABC transporter ATP-binding protein: MGAPVAVVSEPLIRVRELSKTFGSNRALDRVSLDIFPAEVVALLGANGAGKSTLVKILAGSQTPDGGEIRIDGQPRHFSSPLSARRFGIVAVHQQINEGIAPGLSVAENLLLDELCRPDADFWLNRRRLLERAASIAAGLGLVLPLEQPIEHLGQAERQLVVLARAFALQPRLLILDEPTAALSDAEAQRLFGLIDTLRSRGVAILYISHRLSDLQRVADRAVVLRDGQLAGEFSARQLPEALEAMLGQALEAHVYTPRAAGREVLKLRDVKILPRTQAFDLSLHENEVVVLTGLLGAGKSEIAEVLFGLRKPLSGSLQLDGIEWQPGSPRQAIQSGVFFAAEDRASQSLVADFSLRRTLTLPFLERFTRGGFIRNRAEATAVEAQVAALGIKTAGIDVPMSALSGGNQQKVVLGRWLLGEGRVLILDEPFQGVDVRARREIGQLLRDSAAGRATLVICSDVDEALEIADRILLVRAHAVVAEYPRAGLDRATLVAALAGSDPQNSNVHAAPRSRASA; the protein is encoded by the coding sequence ATGGGTGCGCCTGTCGCCGTGGTCTCCGAGCCACTGATTCGTGTACGTGAACTGAGCAAGACCTTTGGCTCGAACCGGGCGCTGGACCGGGTCAGCCTGGATATTTTTCCCGCCGAAGTGGTGGCGCTGCTCGGCGCCAACGGTGCGGGCAAATCGACGCTGGTGAAGATCCTCGCCGGCAGCCAGACCCCCGATGGCGGCGAGATCCGGATCGATGGCCAACCCCGGCATTTCAGTTCGCCGCTGTCGGCGCGCCGCTTCGGCATCGTCGCGGTTCATCAGCAGATCAACGAGGGCATCGCGCCCGGATTGAGCGTGGCGGAAAACCTGCTGCTCGATGAACTGTGCCGCCCCGACGCCGACTTCTGGCTCAATCGCAGACGCCTGCTGGAGCGCGCTGCGAGCATCGCCGCCGGCCTCGGTCTGGTGCTGCCGCTGGAGCAACCGATCGAACACCTCGGCCAGGCCGAGCGGCAACTGGTGGTGCTGGCTCGCGCCTTCGCCCTGCAACCGCGCCTGCTGATTCTCGACGAGCCGACAGCGGCCCTGTCGGACGCCGAAGCGCAGCGCCTGTTCGGGCTGATCGACACCTTGCGCAGCCGTGGTGTGGCGATTCTGTACATCTCCCATCGCCTGTCCGATCTGCAACGAGTGGCCGACCGCGCCGTGGTGTTGCGCGACGGGCAACTGGCCGGTGAGTTCAGTGCCCGGCAATTGCCCGAGGCACTGGAAGCGATGCTTGGTCAGGCGCTGGAAGCCCACGTCTACACACCGCGAGCGGCGGGGCGCGAAGTACTGAAATTGCGCGACGTGAAAATCCTGCCGCGCACTCAGGCTTTTGATCTGTCCCTGCACGAAAACGAAGTGGTGGTGCTGACCGGGTTGCTCGGCGCCGGCAAAAGCGAGATCGCCGAAGTGCTGTTCGGGCTGCGCAAACCGTTGTCCGGCTCTCTGCAACTGGACGGCATCGAGTGGCAACCGGGCTCGCCCCGACAAGCCATCCAGAGCGGCGTGTTCTTCGCCGCCGAGGATCGCGCCAGCCAATCGCTGGTGGCGGATTTTTCATTGCGTCGAACCCTGACCTTGCCGTTCCTCGAACGCTTCACCCGTGGCGGTTTCATCCGCAACCGCGCCGAAGCGACGGCGGTGGAGGCGCAAGTCGCAGCGCTGGGAATCAAGACCGCCGGCATCGATGTGCCGATGAGTGCGTTGTCCGGCGGCAATCAGCAGAAAGTCGTGCTCGGTCGCTGGTTGCTCGGCGAGGGCCGGGTGCTGATCCTTGACGAGCCGTTTCAGGGCGTCGATGTGCGTGCCCGGCGCGAGATCGGCCAACTGCTGCGCGACAGCGCCGCTGGCCGCGCCACGTTGGTGATCTGCTCGGACGTCGATGAAGCGCTGGAGATCGCCGACCGGATTCTGCTGGTGCGCGCTCACGCGGTGGTGGCCGAGTACCCGCGCGCCGGGCTGGATCGCGCCACCCTGGTCGCCGCGCTGGCCGGCAGCGACCCGCAAAATTCTAATGTTCACGCCGCGCCAAGGAGTAGAGCGAGTGCCTGA
- a CDS encoding methionine ABC transporter permease, translating to MNRVIDWNEILQLVLNATGETLYMVLLAGLFTLLIGLPLGVLLFISRRQGLYPLPRLNQALGAIINLGRSLPFVVMLIALIPLTRLVVGTTLGSTAAVVPITIGAFPFFARIVENALDEVEKGRIEAILAMGGDIRHVIFKVLLPEALPALLAGVTLTLVMLIGFSSMAGVIGGGGLGDLAIRYGYQRFNNEVMVATVVVLVILVQGVQSLGDRLVRSLAHRR from the coding sequence ATGAACCGTGTGATCGACTGGAATGAAATCCTGCAACTGGTGCTCAACGCTACCGGCGAAACCCTGTACATGGTGCTGCTCGCCGGGCTGTTCACCTTGCTGATCGGCCTGCCGCTGGGGGTGTTGCTGTTCATCAGTCGGCGTCAGGGCCTGTACCCGTTGCCGAGGCTCAATCAAGCCTTGGGCGCAATCATCAATCTGGGGCGTTCGCTGCCGTTCGTGGTGATGCTGATTGCCCTGATCCCGCTGACCCGGCTGGTGGTCGGCACCACCCTGGGCAGCACCGCCGCCGTGGTGCCGATCACCATCGGCGCCTTTCCGTTTTTTGCGCGGATCGTCGAGAACGCCCTCGACGAAGTCGAAAAAGGCCGGATCGAAGCGATCCTGGCCATGGGCGGTGACATCCGCCACGTGATTTTCAAAGTGCTGTTGCCCGAAGCGCTGCCGGCCTTGCTGGCGGGCGTCACCCTGACGCTGGTGATGCTGATCGGTTTTTCCTCCATGGCCGGAGTGATCGGTGGCGGTGGACTGGGCGATCTGGCGATCCGCTACGGCTATCAACGGTTCAACAATGAAGTGATGGTCGCCACCGTCGTGGTGTTGGTCATCCTCGTCCAGGGTGTGCAAAGCCTGGGCGATCGACTGGTGCGTTCGCTGGCTCATCGACGTTAA
- a CDS encoding methionine ABC transporter ATP-binding protein codes for MIVVEQLSKTYPSASTPALDQVSLSIPDGAIYGILGRSGAGKSTLLRCLNLLERPDAGRILLDGEDLTALSDSELRRQRQRIGMIFQGFNLLHSRNVFDNVAVPLEIAKVAKPQRYERVRELLDLVGLGDKAEAFPSQLSGGQKQRVGIARALAARPAYLLSDEATSALDPETTASILELLRDINRQLGLTIVLITHELDVVKSICDHAASMANGKLVEAGPVARLLADPQSALGASLRPSCGLPLGHDAPGLSFLRQYGVRAAHS; via the coding sequence ATGATCGTCGTCGAGCAGTTGAGCAAAACCTATCCGTCAGCGTCGACCCCGGCGCTGGATCAGGTGTCGCTGAGCATTCCCGATGGCGCGATCTACGGGATTCTCGGGCGCAGCGGCGCGGGTAAATCAACGTTGCTGCGTTGCCTCAATCTGCTCGAACGCCCGGATGCCGGGCGGATTCTGCTGGACGGCGAAGACCTCACCGCGCTGTCCGATAGCGAACTGCGCCGCCAGCGTCAGCGCATCGGCATGATCTTCCAGGGCTTCAATCTGCTGCATTCGCGCAACGTGTTCGACAACGTCGCGGTGCCGCTGGAAATCGCCAAGGTTGCCAAGCCACAGCGTTATGAACGGGTTCGGGAACTGCTGGATCTGGTGGGGCTGGGCGACAAGGCCGAAGCCTTTCCATCGCAACTGTCCGGTGGGCAGAAGCAGCGAGTGGGCATCGCTCGGGCCCTGGCGGCGCGGCCGGCGTATCTGCTGTCGGACGAAGCCACCAGCGCCCTCGACCCGGAAACCACCGCATCGATTCTGGAGCTGTTGCGCGATATCAATCGGCAACTCGGTTTGACCATCGTGCTGATCACCCACGAACTGGACGTGGTCAAGTCGATCTGCGATCACGCCGCGTCCATGGCCAACGGGAAACTGGTGGAGGCGGGGCCGGTGGCTCGATTGCTGGCCGATCCGCAGTCCGCCCTCGGCGCCTCACTGCGCCCCAGTTGCGGCTTGCCGCTGGGGCATGACGCGCCCGGTCTGAGTTTTCTGCGGCAATACGGCGTACGGGCGGCCCACTCATGA
- a CDS encoding MetQ/NlpA family ABC transporter substrate-binding protein, whose protein sequence is MLKKAGLTLAVLGALVTSFSAQALEPLRVAADPVPHAQILAYIQKLDPQLNLKVIEIPQGVNSNELLVHGDVDANYFQHLPYLQSQEKALGEKLAVAATVHIEPLGIYSHRHKTFAQMPDKGTVAVPNNVTNLSRALYLLQDNGLIKLKPGFNDPAADQATPKDIAENPKQLKILEIESPQLPRALDDVDLAVINGNYALEAGLVPARDALGLEKAEHNPYANILVTTPKLENDPRIQQLAKDLTSPQVAKYIAENFKGSVIPVADAKP, encoded by the coding sequence GTGTTGAAAAAAGCAGGCCTGACCCTGGCCGTCCTCGGCGCGCTGGTGACTTCGTTCAGTGCCCAGGCGCTCGAACCATTGCGGGTTGCAGCGGACCCGGTGCCACACGCGCAGATTCTGGCGTACATCCAGAAACTCGATCCGCAGCTCAATCTCAAGGTGATCGAAATCCCGCAGGGCGTGAACTCCAACGAACTTTTGGTGCACGGCGATGTGGACGCCAACTACTTCCAGCATCTGCCGTACCTGCAATCCCAGGAAAAGGCCCTCGGCGAAAAACTCGCGGTGGCCGCCACGGTGCACATCGAACCGCTGGGGATTTACTCCCATCGCCACAAAACCTTCGCCCAGATGCCAGACAAAGGTACGGTCGCCGTGCCGAACAACGTCACCAACCTGAGCCGTGCGCTGTACCTGTTGCAGGACAACGGCCTGATCAAACTCAAGCCTGGCTTCAATGACCCGGCGGCCGATCAGGCGACGCCCAAGGACATCGCCGAAAATCCGAAACAGCTGAAGATCCTCGAAATCGAATCGCCGCAACTGCCCCGCGCACTGGACGACGTCGACCTGGCGGTGATCAACGGCAACTACGCGCTGGAAGCCGGGCTGGTGCCGGCCAGGGATGCGCTGGGGCTGGAGAAGGCCGAGCACAACCCGTACGCCAACATTCTGGTGACCACGCCGAAACTGGAAAACGATCCGCGCATTCAGCAACTGGCCAAGGACCTGACCTCGCCGCAAGTCGCCAAGTACATCGCCGAGAACTTCAAGGGTTCGGTGATCCCGGTGGCGGATGCCAAGCCATGA
- a CDS encoding isopenicillin N synthase family dioxygenase, with translation MPHTSKITALPILDLSLLDGTPSQRQAFLDDLRHAARDVGFFYLTGHGIDAGLLEQVQDYARQFFALPDSEKNAVGMINSPHFRGYNRAASEITRGQPDQREQFDLGAEREVLPLNADSPLWARLQGPNQWPEALPQLKPLLLDWQQAMTQMSLRLLRAFAQALSLPEDAFDRLYGDKPNEHIKLMRYPGQASTASNQGVGAHKDSGFLSFLLQDQQAGLQVEIEEGRWIDALPRDNTLVVNIGELLELATNGYLRATVHRVVSPPVGSERLSIAFFLGAQLDAVVPLYPLPAALLREARGPASDPLNPLFRDVGWNYLKGRLRSHPDVAQRFYADASNTQTPLRKTANA, from the coding sequence ATGCCGCACACCTCAAAGATCACCGCATTACCCATCCTCGACCTGTCCCTGCTCGACGGCACGCCGTCGCAACGCCAGGCCTTTCTTGATGACCTGCGCCATGCTGCCCGCGATGTGGGTTTTTTCTACCTGACCGGCCATGGCATCGACGCCGGCCTGCTCGAGCAAGTGCAGGACTACGCACGCCAGTTCTTCGCCTTGCCCGACAGCGAGAAAAACGCCGTCGGCATGATCAATTCGCCGCACTTTCGCGGCTACAACCGCGCCGCTTCCGAGATCACCCGTGGCCAGCCCGATCAGCGTGAGCAATTCGATCTGGGCGCCGAGCGCGAGGTCTTGCCATTGAACGCCGACAGTCCGCTATGGGCGCGGCTGCAAGGGCCGAATCAATGGCCCGAGGCGTTGCCGCAACTCAAGCCGCTGCTGCTCGACTGGCAGCAGGCGATGACCCAAATGTCGCTGCGCCTGCTGCGCGCATTCGCTCAGGCGCTGTCCTTGCCGGAAGACGCTTTCGACCGGTTGTACGGCGACAAACCCAACGAACACATCAAGCTGATGCGCTATCCGGGGCAAGCCTCGACCGCGAGCAATCAGGGCGTCGGCGCGCACAAGGATTCGGGTTTTCTCAGCTTCCTGCTGCAAGACCAGCAGGCCGGCCTGCAAGTGGAAATCGAAGAGGGGCGCTGGATCGATGCGCTGCCTCGGGACAACACCTTGGTGGTGAACATCGGCGAGTTGCTGGAGCTGGCCACCAACGGTTATCTGCGCGCCACGGTGCATCGGGTGGTGTCGCCACCGGTGGGCAGCGAGCGCTTGTCCATCGCGTTTTTCCTCGGCGCGCAACTGGATGCAGTGGTGCCGCTTTATCCCTTGCCGGCGGCGTTGCTGCGTGAGGCGCGCGGCCCGGCCAGTGATCCGCTCAATCCGTTGTTTCGCGATGTCGGCTGGAATTACCTCAAGGGCCGACTGCGCTCCCATCCCGACGTCGCGCAGCGCTTCTACGCCGATGCGTCGAATACCCAGACACCGCTTCGCAAGACCGCCAACGCCTGA
- a CDS encoding PAAR domain-containing protein: MKDAIRLGDSTTHGGKVLEAFSRTDLNGKPIAGLGHKVSCPLCKGIFPIAEGSSTYTVDGVPIALDGMKTACGAALIASGPKGAVVS, translated from the coding sequence ATGAAAGACGCAATCCGCCTCGGCGACTCCACCACCCACGGTGGCAAAGTCCTTGAAGCCTTCTCCCGAACCGACCTTAATGGCAAGCCGATTGCCGGGCTCGGTCACAAGGTCAGTTGCCCGTTGTGCAAAGGGATTTTTCCGATTGCCGAGGGCAGCAGCACCTACACCGTCGATGGCGTGCCGATCGCGCTGGACGGCATGAAAACTGCGTGTGGGGCGGCGCTTATTGCCAGCGGCCCGAAGGGCGCGGTGGTCAGCTGA